The following is a genomic window from Butyricimonas faecihominis.
ATAGCAACAAGGGCAAGCAAAGAGTTTTCAAAGGGGCATAATAGATTATAACGCCATATTTACCCGATTACAACTATTTCTTTTCAGATACTCAAAATGGGATTATATCCGGATACTTGCAAAACACAAGGAAAGAGGGAATAATCAATTTCAGAATCAAACTAAATTAGACACACCACTTCAAATTTAAAACGATTTCGGAATATATAATGACAATTTTTTATTAAACTCGCGTACATGCTGAGAAAAAATAGAATAAATCATATAAAGTAGTCATGCAAAATAATCTAATTGACAAAAAGATCGTTGACCAGAAACTGGCAGCCTGCGGGATCAGTGACATGGAAGATGCCACGATACGCGACATCGTGAAAGTGGTGAATATGGTGGAAGCCGAAAGCGGGGAAAAATTCATCCGTATGGAAATGGGCGTTCCCGGACTTGCCCCTTCTAAAATAGGTATCGACGCCGAGATCGAGGCGTTACGTGCCGGATGCGCTCAATTCTACCCGATGCTCGAAGGCCACAAGGAATTCAAGGAAGAAGGTTCCAAGTTCGTGAAGAACTTCGTGGACATCGACATCAAGCCGGAAGGCATCATCCCGACCGTAGGTTCCATGCAGGCCTGTTTCGCCGCCTTCATGGCAGTAACGGAATGCAAGAAAGGAAAAGACACCGTTCTTTTCATCGACCCGGGATTCCCCGTTCAAAAAACACAAATGCAAGTCATCGGAAAACCGTTCGAGTCATTTGACGTTTATAATTACAGGGGCGAAAAATTACGGGAGAAACTGGAAGAGCATCTTTCCAAGGGAAACATCGCTGCCATCCTGTACAGCAACCCGAATAACCCGGCTTGGATATGTTTCACGGACGAGGAGCTGAAAATCGTTGGGGAACTGGCCACCAAATATGACGTGATCGTGCTGGAAGACTTGGCCTACTTCGCCATGGATTTCCGTCGGGATCTTTCCGTACCGGGTAAAGCCCCGTTCCAACCCTCAGTTGGCAAATACACGGATAACTACATCGTCATGATCTCCGGTTCCAAACTATTTAGTTACGCCGGACAACGTTTGGGAATCATGTGTATTTCAGACGCTTTATACAACCGGAAATACGACAACCTGCACGATCGTTTCGGGGGAATGGGTACCTTGGGTTACACTATCGTGAACCGGATCATCTACACGCTATCATCCGGAACCACACACTCCTGCCAGTACGCCATGGCTGCCATCTTGAAAGCCGCCAACGAGGGACGTATCAATATCCTCGACGGCGTACGGGAATACGCGGAGAGAGCCCACGCCATGAAAGAGCTGTTCACCAAATACGGTTTCGAGATCGTGTATGACCGGGATCTGGAAGAACCTATCGCTGACGGGTTCTATTTCACGATCATCTACCCGGGATTCACGGGTGGTGACCTCACGAAAGAAATTCTGTATTACGGCATATCAGCGATCCCGTTGCGTGACACGGGTTCCAAGAAACAAGGTCTCCGCGCTTGCGTTTCTCAAACCGGACTCCACCGGATGCCGGAACTGGAAGAACGCTTGAAACGATTCGCGGCAGATCACACGAAATAATTGAAAATGGAAAATTGAAAATGTCTTGCAAAAATCTCATTTTCAATTTTCAACTTCAAGTTTTCAATTTACTGAAATTGAATCGGGAAAAGCTCCAGTGGAATGGTCTTAACATGAAAGTAAAACAATGTTAAAATACAGGGAAACTATTTCATGATTCAATTTAAGTTTGTAATTTTATCCCGTAAATGTGTTACAAAATATAAGGCAAAAAGAGAATTTATTTATAAATCATAATCAATTCAATTATGGCAAAATTTAGAGGCGCTATCGTCGTTGACAAAGAAAAATGCAAAGGATGTAACCTTTGCGTGGTTGCGTGTCCTACCAAAACTCTTGACTTGGCGAAAGAAGTGAATGGTAAAGGATACCACTACTCCGAGATGGTAAACCCGGAAGCATGTATTGGATGTGCCAGCTGTGCGTTGGTATGCCCAGACTCGGTGATCACCGTTTACAAAATGAATGTACAATAAGAATAAAAACTACCGAAAATGGCAGAAGTAAAATTAATGAAAGGGAACGAGGTATTAGCCGAAGCTGCTATCCGTTGTGGATGTGATGCTTATTATGGTTACCCTATTACCCCGCAATCCGAAGTCATGGAGACTCTCATGTTACGCAAACCGTGGGAGGAAACAGGAATGGTCGTATTGCAGGCCGAAAGTGAATTGGCCTCTATCAACATGGTATACGGTGCCGCTGCTTGCGGTAAAAAGGCAATGACATCATCATCTAGCCCCGGTATCTCGTTGATGCAAGAAGGTTTAACCTACTTGGCAGGAGCAGAACTTCCCTGCTTGGTGATCGATGTAGTACGTGGAGGTCCAGGATTGGGAACCATCCAACCGGCACAAAGTGACTATTTCCAAGCAACCAAAGGTGGTGGCCATGGAGACTACCACTTGATCGTACTTGCTCCCGCTTCCGTTCAAGAAATGAACGATTTCGTAGGACTTGGTTTTGACTTGGCATTCAAATATCGTAACCCGGCCATGATCCTTGCCGATGGTGTTATCGGACAGATGATGGAAAAAGTTCAATTGAGCGAATATAAACCCCGCTGGACACAAGAAGAAATCGACAAAATGTCTGATAGCTGGGCTTTAACCGGTAAGAAAGCACACCGTTCTCACAATACGGTAACTTCATTGGAACTAGACTCTTACAAACAAGAGGTTTTCAACCACAAACTTCAAGAGAAATACAAAGCGATGGAAGAAAACGATGTTCTTTTCGAAGAAATTCAATGTGAAGACGCGGAATACATATTTGTGGCTTATGGATCAGCATCTCGTATTTGCCAAAAAGCAGTACAACTATGCCGTGAAAAAGGAATCAAAGTAGGTATCCTTCGCCCGATTACCCTTTATCCTTTCCCGAAGAAAGAAATTGCACGCTTGTCTAAACAAGTTAAGGGTATCTTGACAGTAGAAATGAGTGCCGGTCAAATGGTAGAAGACGTTCGTTTGAACGTGGCCAATAACATCCCGGTAGAACACTTCGGACGTTTCGGAGGAGTAATCCCGACACCGGAAGAGATCGTTGAAGCACTTGAAAAACAAATTATAGGAGCATAAGCTATGTCAGTAGAATTAAAAGATATAATAAAAGAGGAGAATATTGTTTACAAGAAAACTCCCGTGCTTACCGATAACGTGATGCACTACTGTCCGGGATGTTCCCATGGCGTGGTTCACAAAATTATCGCGGAAGTGATTGAAGAAATGGGTATCCAAGACAAAACCATCGGTGTTTCTCCGGTAGGATGTTCCGTACTCGCTTACAACTATTTGGATATTGATTGGGCAGAGGCAGCACACGGACGTGCACCGGCCGTTGCAACCGGTATCAGCCGTATTCATCCCGATCGTTACGTGTTCACCTATCAAGGTGATGGAGACTTGGCATCTATCGGATGCGGGGAAATCATGCACGCTTGTAACCGTGGTGAAAACATCGTGGTAATCTTTATCAACAACGCAATCTACGGTATGACCGGAGGACAGATGGCACCTACCACCCTTTTGGGACAGGTAACCGCTACCACTCCTTACGGACGTGACGCTAAATTGAACGGATTCCCGATGAAATTAACCGAATTACTTGCACAATTGGATGGAACTTGCTACGTAACCCGTCAGTCAGTTCACACCCCGGCTAACGTACGTAAAGCAAAAGCCGCTATCCGCAAGGCATTCGAGAACACCCGGAAAGACAAAGGAACTTCTTTCGTGGAAATCGTTAGTACATGTAACTCCGGTTGGAAAGTAACCCCGGTAGAAGCCAACAAATGGATGGTAGACAACATGTTCCCGAAATACCCGTTAGGAGACATCAAAGACATTTGAAAATGCAGAATTGAAAATTGAAAATGAATATTATCTTTTCAGCTTTCAATTCTTATTGCCAAATTTAGAAAAATTTAAACAATAACATGAACATTGAAGATTGGTTATCAACATTTTCAATTTTCAATTTTCAATTTTCAATTAGAAAATTATGACAGAAGAAATCATTATAGCAGGATTCGGTGGACAAGGAGTTCTTTCTATGGGAAAGATTCTTGCTTACTCCGGAATTATGCAAGATCAGGAAGTTGCTTGGATGCCTTCTTACGGTCCTGAAATGCGTGGTGGTACTGCCAACGTGACCGTTATCCTGAGCGACGAGCGTATCAGCTCCCCGATCTTAACGAAATACGATACCGCTATCGTCTTGAACCAACAATCTATGGACAAGTTCGAAAGCATGGTAAAACCGGGTGGTACCTTAATCTATGACCCGAACGGTATCACTCACGAACCGACGAGAAAAGACATCAATATCTACAAGATCGAGGGAACCGCCATTGCCGCAGAGCAAGGAAACCCGAAAGTGTTCAACATGATCGTTCTTGGTGGATTCTTGAAGGTAAAACCGATCGTGAAACTTGACAACGTGGAAAAAGGTTTGCAAAAATCTTTACCCCCTCGTCATCACAAGATGATCCCGATGAACATCGAGGCCATCCAGACCGGAATGAAAAGCGTTGAAGTTGTTAACCAACTATAAAAGTAAATAACCCCGCCTTCCGGCGGGGTTATTTGTTTATTTACCCAGCACTTTCTTTAGAATCTCCCCCGCATCAACCATTCCCCCGACCATTCGTGATACCACGACACCATTGGGATCAATCAATACCTTCGTTGGAAACGAGGAAATATTAAATAAACGTACCACGTCATACTCGTCCCGTCCCTCGTTATTCAATATTTGAGTCCACGTCATTCCATCCTCTTTAACTGCCGTCTTCCAAAGCTTCCGGGCCTCGTTTAAATCTTTCACGTTCTCTTGCGCCACGTTAATAAAAACGACCTGTTTCTTGTACTTTTCATACAACTCTTTCAAATGAGGATGCGATGCCCGGCAAGGTCCGCACCAGCTTCCCCAGAAATCCAGCAACACGTACTTTCCCCGTAACTTTTCAAGAGACACCGTTTTCCCATTCATATCTTTCTTCACGAAATTCTTTGCCGATTGCCCCGTTCTCGAATCCTTACTCCGCTCCAGACGCTGCGCAATCACCCGCCCGTAGGGACTTACTTTCAAGTTTGCGGGGAAACGGTTATAAATATCTTCGGCCTCGTTCTCGTCAAACCAGATGTAATGTTCCCACAACTCCATCACCGAGATAAAACTATTCGGATTCTCCCGGATAAATGCCATGACCCGACGTTTCCCCGCATCCCATGACGCTTGGAACTCGTCCGGGTAATCCCGAATATCACCACCACGAATAATATTATCCATCACCAGTTGGTTATAATCCCGCTCGTCTGCCTCCAACAGATCATAATTCAGACGAACAAAATCATGAGAAATCGATCCGCCTCTTTGCCATTCCAACTCGGCAACCTTCCCTTTCTCCGCGTTAACCTTCACCACGGCAGCCTCTCCCGGAACAACGATAAAGTTAAAATGAGGATAATAATCATTCCCTCTTGCCGTGGGACAAGCTAGTTCTTCACACAACAAACGTACACTCGCGGCCACCGTGTCCCGTCCCGCAAGGCTAATATCTATCATGTGATTATCGAACTCGTAATCTTCCCGTTCAAACTTTCCACGCAAGAAGTAAGAAACCGTCACTTTCCCTTTTTTCACCCCATCTATAGAGGCCCGCAGGCGGTATTCCTTCTTTCCCTCAAGATTCAACAGCGTCATGTAAAGCACTCGCCGATTCGTATTTTCAAACTCATCCAAATGATCCCGGAGTAACCCGGCCGCCAAAGTCTTTATAGTGTCATTCTCTTCTTGCAAGGCCCCCAAACTAAGCAATATGGAAAAACGATCCTTGGATTCCAGCGAGGCAAATTTTTCCCGGCAAATATCCAAATAAGCCTTCAAATCGCCTCCCCAACGAACCCTCGCGATCTCATCCAGTTCAGACATACAACCGGGATTCGCCAAAGCGGCCTTCTGAATCTTTGTTTCCAAATCCTGCAAAGCCTTTAAGTTTTCTCCCGTATCCGGGACTCCCTTCGCCATCACGAAAGGGATCATCTCTTGCCGTAGCCAATTATACAACAAAGGCTCGACAACCTCTTTTCCGTTTACCTTGATAAAACGATCTTTGTTGGCAAACATATAATCCGCTTTCGGGTCTTTATAATTCAACGTGTAGCGATCATAAAGAAAGAAGTTTTCCGGTTTCACTCTCTTCTTATCCGATAGTTTATCAAAATACTCTTGCACGACCTTTCCCCCGATCTCCCCGTTTCCCGATTCCATTTGCAACAGGGCATACTCGTTCACCAATTCCGGGGTGCGTTCCCCCTTCTCGTAACGACGAGTCAAACCTTCGGGCGACCACTTGGGATCAATTCCTTTCCTAATCTTGTCGACAAACTCATCCGCCGGACGGGCTCCTGCCGTCCGATAAACCTCTGTCCCATCCGCCCGTAACACCACGAATGTCGGGTAAGCCTTCACTTGATACTTCTTAGCTAACTCCACCCCTTCTCCCTTCTCTGCATCCACTTTCAGATTCACAAACGTCCGGTTAAAATACTCGCCGACCTGATCTTGGGTAAATACCTCCGAAGACATCATCTTACACGGTCCGCACCACGTCGTGTAGAAGTCAATGAATATCATCTTCTTCTCTTTCTCCGCAACAGCCTGCGCCTCCTTCATCGTCAACGACTTAAAATCAACTCCTTGAGCAAAAGATGACAGCGGTAAAATTACCGCTATCATCCAGAATAATATTAAATTTATCTTCATATTTATTGTGCACTATTTTTCCACTCCATGTCCTTCACTTTCACTAACCCTGTCCAGTAACATCTTTCATCCGGTTTCAACTCAAACTTATTTTGATCGGTTCCCAGCACATATTTTTGTAACGTTCCTCCCGTCGTACTGTTATAAGTTGCAATATAAAGATCATTATAATCTCCATATCCCGATTTCACATCAAACTTCATCATCGAAACTTCATCCGGTAAATCCATGGAATACAACTTCTCGTAGCCTACTTTATAATCATAAGCATACAGGGTCTTTCCCACTACATATAAAAGGAGCGAACGAT
Proteins encoded in this region:
- a CDS encoding pyridoxal phosphate-dependent aminotransferase — its product is MQNNLIDKKIVDQKLAACGISDMEDATIRDIVKVVNMVEAESGEKFIRMEMGVPGLAPSKIGIDAEIEALRAGCAQFYPMLEGHKEFKEEGSKFVKNFVDIDIKPEGIIPTVGSMQACFAAFMAVTECKKGKDTVLFIDPGFPVQKTQMQVIGKPFESFDVYNYRGEKLREKLEEHLSKGNIAAILYSNPNNPAWICFTDEELKIVGELATKYDVIVLEDLAYFAMDFRRDLSVPGKAPFQPSVGKYTDNYIVMISGSKLFSYAGQRLGIMCISDALYNRKYDNLHDRFGGMGTLGYTIVNRIIYTLSSGTTHSCQYAMAAILKAANEGRINILDGVREYAERAHAMKELFTKYGFEIVYDRDLEEPIADGFYFTIIYPGFTGGDLTKEILYYGISAIPLRDTGSKKQGLRACVSQTGLHRMPELEERLKRFAADHTK
- a CDS encoding 4Fe-4S binding protein, which codes for MAKFRGAIVVDKEKCKGCNLCVVACPTKTLDLAKEVNGKGYHYSEMVNPEACIGCASCALVCPDSVITVYKMNVQ
- a CDS encoding 3-methyl-2-oxobutanoate dehydrogenase subunit VorB, giving the protein MAEVKLMKGNEVLAEAAIRCGCDAYYGYPITPQSEVMETLMLRKPWEETGMVVLQAESELASINMVYGAAACGKKAMTSSSSPGISLMQEGLTYLAGAELPCLVIDVVRGGPGLGTIQPAQSDYFQATKGGGHGDYHLIVLAPASVQEMNDFVGLGFDLAFKYRNPAMILADGVIGQMMEKVQLSEYKPRWTQEEIDKMSDSWALTGKKAHRSHNTVTSLELDSYKQEVFNHKLQEKYKAMEENDVLFEEIQCEDAEYIFVAYGSASRICQKAVQLCREKGIKVGILRPITLYPFPKKEIARLSKQVKGILTVEMSAGQMVEDVRLNVANNIPVEHFGRFGGVIPTPEEIVEALEKQIIGA
- a CDS encoding thiamine pyrophosphate-dependent enzyme — encoded protein: MSVELKDIIKEENIVYKKTPVLTDNVMHYCPGCSHGVVHKIIAEVIEEMGIQDKTIGVSPVGCSVLAYNYLDIDWAEAAHGRAPAVATGISRIHPDRYVFTYQGDGDLASIGCGEIMHACNRGENIVVIFINNAIYGMTGGQMAPTTLLGQVTATTPYGRDAKLNGFPMKLTELLAQLDGTCYVTRQSVHTPANVRKAKAAIRKAFENTRKDKGTSFVEIVSTCNSGWKVTPVEANKWMVDNMFPKYPLGDIKDI
- a CDS encoding 2-oxoacid:acceptor oxidoreductase family protein, giving the protein MTEEIIIAGFGGQGVLSMGKILAYSGIMQDQEVAWMPSYGPEMRGGTANVTVILSDERISSPILTKYDTAIVLNQQSMDKFESMVKPGGTLIYDPNGITHEPTRKDINIYKIEGTAIAAEQGNPKVFNMIVLGGFLKVKPIVKLDNVEKGLQKSLPPRHHKMIPMNIEAIQTGMKSVEVVNQL
- a CDS encoding TlpA family protein disulfide reductase, with product MKINLILFWMIAVILPLSSFAQGVDFKSLTMKEAQAVAEKEKKMIFIDFYTTWCGPCKMMSSEVFTQDQVGEYFNRTFVNLKVDAEKGEGVELAKKYQVKAYPTFVVLRADGTEVYRTAGARPADEFVDKIRKGIDPKWSPEGLTRRYEKGERTPELVNEYALLQMESGNGEIGGKVVQEYFDKLSDKKRVKPENFFLYDRYTLNYKDPKADYMFANKDRFIKVNGKEVVEPLLYNWLRQEMIPFVMAKGVPDTGENLKALQDLETKIQKAALANPGCMSELDEIARVRWGGDLKAYLDICREKFASLESKDRFSILLSLGALQEENDTIKTLAAGLLRDHLDEFENTNRRVLYMTLLNLEGKKEYRLRASIDGVKKGKVTVSYFLRGKFEREDYEFDNHMIDISLAGRDTVAASVRLLCEELACPTARGNDYYPHFNFIVVPGEAAVVKVNAEKGKVAELEWQRGGSISHDFVRLNYDLLEADERDYNQLVMDNIIRGGDIRDYPDEFQASWDAGKRRVMAFIRENPNSFISVMELWEHYIWFDENEAEDIYNRFPANLKVSPYGRVIAQRLERSKDSRTGQSAKNFVKKDMNGKTVSLEKLRGKYVLLDFWGSWCGPCRASHPHLKELYEKYKKQVVFINVAQENVKDLNEARKLWKTAVKEDGMTWTQILNNEGRDEYDVVRLFNISSFPTKVLIDPNGVVVSRMVGGMVDAGEILKKVLGK